Proteins from one Montipora foliosa isolate CH-2021 unplaced genomic scaffold, ASM3666993v2 scaffold_437, whole genome shotgun sequence genomic window:
- the LOC137989018 gene encoding uncharacterized protein has translation MAERERSARVGRPRLPGTAKYIRLRESVFNLWRERKESHGKLTDSEFAEVLLHRSHGRDVRDPVASGDRSFQVSTTQDVDLIPLCSTPARGMPDGQPFNLSANFSNSDVDVTGVTTVNRSVLPVVQNSILLSSNSSFNALDGNPFSVFEPEEEDDNDDVDDDDDDVVSVGSDKSADDPDIYGFFTEDHHFTNRMCPVIEQFRRISDSEDSEDDSDFVGFIDCDEDMDATQIDDHTKLLCEDMDISVDDERTLTMIQDMDASDVIQESLPVLVQEHSIEAGSSQGIVFEGATLQGSGSELPGLHAEQSKKVEDNKENILAALQSSLNDLTSIGEELRDFAMLHQRSRHIVSVEKLLELAGSKCAFEVNGFACLAVLNHSTHKVGANVEVTSRCINGHSKKWVSSEVLSYKQGQPVYLNDSLLPAAILVSGNNYDKFGLFCKALGLSIISKNTFVRFQKHCAAPVIEEVWGEINELVKKAFKDFQGVCLCGDGRNDSPGHSARYCVYTIMEHFTNVVVDFEVVDKRETGGNSTTMEKEALRRLLERMATVFPFGELTTDASPSIIKLVRDLKEKFPQLMELFHSLDIWHKAKKLNKALHQAAKIKGCSDLQEWTDCIVNHFWYCSQDCNGSEEQLKETWVGVLHHVCGEHTWATGQCKHDPLGDESAKKYLEKNSKAMAALRKIVLDPKWLSSLHFYVNFRHTSVLESYNAMMTKYAPKRMAFEYPYFIMRVMIAAIDHNMHLNRKPKLTKEGKQQGHRKYSKRSQKFHAEVVKEEKQYSYFPFLVCKMLHRRSVYEGSFTLPSDRNSFDPKQIAPTIGMKEPPPTEELLKGPSRFDKKSI, from the exons ATGGCGGAGAGGGAACGAAGTGCTCGTGTTGGAAGACCTCGTTTACCTGGGACGGCAAAGTACATTCGTCTTCGCGAATCCGTGTTTAATCTCTGGCGAGAACGAAAGGAAAGCCACGGAAAGCTTACAGACAGTGAGTTTGCAGAAGTTCTCCTGCATCGAAGTCATGGAAG AGATGTCAGGGATCCTGTGGCCAGTGGTGATCGTTCATTTCAGGTTTCAACAACTCAAGATGTAG ACTTGATTCCTTTGTGTTCTACACCAGCTCGTGGTATGCCTGATGGACAGCCATTTAATTTGTCTGCAAATTTTTCTAACTC GGATGTTGATGTAACAGGTGTAACCACAGTCAACCGAAGTGTGTTACCAGTTGTTCAAAACAGTATATTGCTGTCATCAAACAGCTCTTTCAATGCACTTGATGGTAATCCTTTCTCAGTCTTTGAGCCTGAAGAAGAAGATGACAATgacgatgttgatgatgatgatgatgatgtagtGTCAGTCGGCTCAGACAAGTCAGCGGATGACCCTGACATTTATGGTTTCTTTACTGAAGACCACCATTTCACAAACAG GATGTGCCCTGTTATAGAGCAATTCAGACGCATCAGTGACTCTGAAGACAGTGAAGATGATAGCGACTTTGTTGGATTTATTGATTGTGATGAAGATATGGATGCAACGCAGAT tgatGATCACACAAAGCTCCTTTGTGAAGATATGGATATAAGTGTAGATGATGAACGGACACTGACTATGATCCAAGATATGGATGCTTCTGACGTGATCCAAGAAAGTTTACCTGTGCTTGTACAGGAGCACAGTATTGAAGCTGGTAGTTCTCAGGGCATTGTATTCGAAGGTGCCACTCTTCAAGGCTCAGGCAGTGAATTACCAGGGCTACATGCAGAGCAATCGAAAAAGGTGgaggacaacaaggaaaatatACTTGCTGCACTGCAGAGCTCTCTGAATGACCTCACAAGCATTGGTGAAGAACTAAGAGATTTTGCCATGCTCCATCAAAGGAGTAGGCACATTGTCTCTGTtgaaaaattgttggaattgGCTGGTTCCAAGTGTGCTTTTGAGGTGAATGGCTTTGCTTGTCTTGCTGTACTTAATCACAGCACCCACAAAGTTGGTGCAAATGTAGAAGTAACTTCAAGATGTATCAATGGCCATAGCAAGAAGTGGGTGTCCTCTGAGGTGTTAAGTTACAAACAAGGCCAGCCTGTGTATCTGAATGATTCTTTGTTACCTGCTGCAATTCTTGTGTCAGGTAACAACTATGACAAGTTTGGTTTGTTTTGCAAAGCCTTAGGCCTCAGTATCATTAGTAAAAACACTTTCGTGCGGTTCCAGAAACACTGTGCTGCACCAGTCATTGAGGAGGTGTGGGGCGAGATAAACGAGCTTGTCAAAAAAGCCTTCAAAGACTTTCAGGGTGTGTGCCTGTGTGGCGATGGTCGCAACGACTCCCCTGGCCACAGTGCTCGATATTGCGTGTATACAATAATGGAGCACTTCACTAATGTGGTGGTGGATTTCGAAGTTGTGGACAAGAGAGAGACAGGGGGCAATTCTACTACGATGGAAAAGGAGGCGCTGAGAAGGTTGTTAGAAAGAATGGCCACTGTCTTTCCCTTTGGTGAGCTGACAACTGATGCTTCTCCATCCATCATCAAACTTGTGAGGGATTTGAAAG AAAAATTTCCTCAACTTATGGAGCTGTTCCATTCACTAGACATTTGGCACAAAGCCAAGAAACTAAACAAAGCCCTTCATCAG GCTGCCAAAATAAAAGGCTGCAGTGACCTTCAGGAATGGACCGATTGCATCGTAAATCACTTCTGGTATTGCAGCCAAGATTGCAATGGAAGTGAGGAACAGCTAAAG GAAACGTGGGTTGGCGTGCTGCATCATGTCTGTGGAGAGCATACATGGGCTACAGGACAGTGCAAGCATGATCCCCTAGGTGATGAAAGTGCTAAGAAGTATCTTGAGAAGAATTCTAAAGCTATGGCCGCACTTCGGAAGATTGTTCTTGATCCGAAATGGCTGAGCTCACTTCATTTCTATGTGAATTTCAG acaCACCAGTGTATTAGAATCATACAACGCCATGATGACAAAGTATGCCCCCAAAAGAATGGCATTTGA GTATCCATACTTCATCATGCGGGTGATGATTGCAGCCATTGACCACAATATGCACCTGAACCGCAAGCCAAAGCTTACTAAAGAAGGGAAACAGCAAGGCCATCGGAAGTATTCTAAGAGGTCCCAGAAATTCCACGCAGAGGTTGTCAAGGAGGAAAAGCAATACAGCTATTTTCCATTCCTTGTGTGCAAAATGTTGCATAGGCGATCTGTATACGAGGGAAGTTTCACTTTGCCGTCAGATAGAAACAGCTTTGATCCAAAACAAATTGCTCCCACCATTGGAATGAAGGAACCCCCACCTACAGAGGAATTACTGAAGGGACCCTCTCGCTTCGATAAAAAATCCATTTGA
- the LOC137989019 gene encoding protein unc-13 homolog C-like — MVTVRELLKVQESALKAIFESMISSFSSRLDDVVKTVSSLKASLEFSQKEIEDLKPLNLKLSEATRDIDQIKCDFRGMQLKTEYLENQSRRNNIRVSGIPEAVGETWEVSEAKVKAVIKEKLQIDMDIERAHRVERRKPSKRQNTNQPRTIVCRLRDWKQREAVVRKARKVKPEGLYVSQDLAPETLLKREAQIPKLKAAKESGKIAYFILDRLVIREKPA; from the coding sequence ATGGTCACAGTAAGAGAGCTTTTAAAGGTGCAGGAGTCTGCTCTAAAGGCCATATTCGAGTCTATGATCAGCTCATTTTCGTCGAGGTTGGACGACGTGGTCAAAACTGTTTCCTCTTTGAAAGCCAGTTTGGAGTTTTCACAGAAAGAGATTGAAGATCTTAAACCTCTAAACTTAAAGTTGTCCGAGGCCACCAGGGACATTGACCAGATCAAGTGTGACTTTCGCGGAATGCAGCTGAAGACAGAATACCTTGAAAACCAGTCCAGGAGAAATAATATCAGGGTGAGTGGCATTCCTGAAGCGGTGGGCGAAACTTGGGAGGTTTCGGAAGCGAAGGTGAAGGCGGTTATCAAGGAGAAGTTGCAGATAGACATGGATATCGAGAGGGCCCACAGGGTAGAGCGCCGAAAGCCAAGCAAGAGGCAGAACACCAACCAACCGAGAACGATTGTTTGCCGCTTGCGAGACTGGAAGCAGAGGGAAGCAGTGGTCAGGAAAGCTCGCAAAGTCAAGCCCGAAGGTCTCTATGTGAGCCAGGATCTGGCTCCCGAGACCCTACTCAAGCGGGAAGCCCAAATTCCAAAGTTAAAAGCAGCTAAGGAGTCAGGTAAAATAGCCTATTTCATACTTGATAGGCTTGTTATTCGTGAAAAACCAGCGTGA